The Syngnathus scovelli strain Florida chromosome 18, RoL_Ssco_1.2, whole genome shotgun sequence genome contains a region encoding:
- the qtrt2 gene encoding queuine tRNA-ribosyltransferase accessory subunit 2 isoform X1, with the protein MKLELSRVLQGGSRLGVLKGLGRTGQHSLEVPGCLLYTRCGTVPHLTHDTLHSLDKLPSVTQVSLDHLAEHQEVLEEFKEGFKKFSGLHDTVLFCSLHDPATSSPTGYTTSKTVSVWGSGGRIELTAAKFMTLQKLVRPDCYVSMADGETWQDNTSRKRVRKSVERTLAHLDECLLVHQASQELEGAALFGSVEGGDVMEERARSARETAKRPVAGFCLDGLQSGRLDGALRSQLIGAVVKELPEHKPRLVQGVGRPDEVMECVEAGVDLFEGFFPFLVTERGCALSFRFDTANDPESADGAPPSENTAEQNGDHHPDDVSCMTPFEMDLKDKRYRDDFRPLVEGCGCYCCRNHKRAYVHHLLATNELLAGVLLTLHNTAHYLTFFAALREALAADKVDLLKRRVLSETNV; encoded by the exons ATGAAGCTCGAGTTGTCTCGTGTTCTCCAGGGAGGAAGCCGCCTGGGTGTCCTGAAGGGGCTCGGCAGGACCGGGCAGCACTCCCTAGAGGTACCGGGCTGTCTGCTGTACACACGCTGCGGTACCGTTCCACACCTGACCCACGATACGCTGCACAGCCTCGACAAGCTCCCCTCGGTCACTCAGGTCTCGCTCGACCATTT AGCAGAGCACCAAGAGGTTTTGGAAGAGTTCAAAGAAGGATTTAAGAAGTTTTCAG GTCTTCATGACACAGTTTTGTTTTGCTCGCTGCATGACCCCGCGACATCTAGCCCAACCGGTTACACAACCAGCAAG ACTGTGTCCGTGTGGGGAAGCGGCGGGCGCATAGAGCTAACGGCAGCCAAGTTCATGACCCTGCAGAAGCTGGTGCGGCCCGACTGCTATGTGAGCATGGCTGACGGTGAGACCTGGCAGGACAACACCTCCCGCAAGAGGGTCCGCAAGTCAGTGGAGCGGACCCTGGCTCATTTGGACGAGTGTCTGCTGGTGCACCAGGCGTCGCAG GAGCTGGAGGGAGCGGCGCTGTTCGGGTCGGTGGAAGGAGGAGATGTCATGGAGGAAAGGGCGCGCTCGGCCAGGGAGACGGCCAAGCGGCCTGTAGCGGGTTTCTGCCTGGACGGCCTCCAGTCGGGCCGTCTGGACGGCGCCCTGAGGAGCCAGCTCATTGGCGCTGTGGTCAAGGAACTACCTGAGCACAAACCTAG GCTTGTGCAGGGTGTGGGTCGACCCGACGAGGTGATGGAGTGTGTGGAGGCTGGCGTGGACCTCTTTGAGGGCTTCTTCCCCTTCCTGGTCACCGAGCGAGGCTGCGCCCTCTCCTTCCGCTTTGACACGGCCAACGACCCGGAGAGCGCCGACGGGGCGCCTCCCTCAG aaAACACAGCGGAACAGAATGGAGATCATCATCCGGATGACGTGAGCTGCATGACGCCCTTCGAGATGGATCTCAAAGATAAAAG GTACCGAGATGACTTCCGGCCCCTGGTGGAAGGGTGTGGCTGCTACTGCTGCCGTAACCACAAGAGGGCGTATGTGCACCACCTGCTGGCCACCAACGAGCTCTTGGCGGGGGTGCTGCTCACGCTCCACAACACGGCGCATTATCTGACCTTCTTCGCGGCCCTCCGAGAAGCCCTGGCCGCTGACAAAGTGGACCTCTTGAAAAGGCGGGTCCTCTCGGAGACAAACGTCTAA
- the qtrt2 gene encoding queuine tRNA-ribosyltransferase accessory subunit 2 isoform X2: MKLELSRVLQGGSRLGVLKGLGRTGQHSLEVPGCLLYTRCGTVPHLTHDTLHSLDKLPSVTQVSLDHLAEHQEVLEEFKEGFKKFSGLHDTVLFCSLHDPATSSPTGYTTSKTVSVWGSGGRIELTAAKFMTLQKLVRPDCYVSMADGETWQDNTSRKRVRKSVERTLAHLDECLLVHQASQELEGAALFGSVEGGDVMEERARSARETAKRPVAGFCLDGLQSGRLDGALRSQLIGAVVKELPEHKPRLVQGVGRPDEVMECVEAGVDLFEGFFPFLVTERGCALSFRFDTANDPESADGAPPSENTAEQNGDHHPDDVSCMTPFEMDLKDKRYRDDFRPLVEGCGCYCCRNHKRAYVHHLLATNELLAGVLLTLHNTAHYLTFFAALREALAADKVDLLKRAESEA; the protein is encoded by the exons ATGAAGCTCGAGTTGTCTCGTGTTCTCCAGGGAGGAAGCCGCCTGGGTGTCCTGAAGGGGCTCGGCAGGACCGGGCAGCACTCCCTAGAGGTACCGGGCTGTCTGCTGTACACACGCTGCGGTACCGTTCCACACCTGACCCACGATACGCTGCACAGCCTCGACAAGCTCCCCTCGGTCACTCAGGTCTCGCTCGACCATTT AGCAGAGCACCAAGAGGTTTTGGAAGAGTTCAAAGAAGGATTTAAGAAGTTTTCAG GTCTTCATGACACAGTTTTGTTTTGCTCGCTGCATGACCCCGCGACATCTAGCCCAACCGGTTACACAACCAGCAAG ACTGTGTCCGTGTGGGGAAGCGGCGGGCGCATAGAGCTAACGGCAGCCAAGTTCATGACCCTGCAGAAGCTGGTGCGGCCCGACTGCTATGTGAGCATGGCTGACGGTGAGACCTGGCAGGACAACACCTCCCGCAAGAGGGTCCGCAAGTCAGTGGAGCGGACCCTGGCTCATTTGGACGAGTGTCTGCTGGTGCACCAGGCGTCGCAG GAGCTGGAGGGAGCGGCGCTGTTCGGGTCGGTGGAAGGAGGAGATGTCATGGAGGAAAGGGCGCGCTCGGCCAGGGAGACGGCCAAGCGGCCTGTAGCGGGTTTCTGCCTGGACGGCCTCCAGTCGGGCCGTCTGGACGGCGCCCTGAGGAGCCAGCTCATTGGCGCTGTGGTCAAGGAACTACCTGAGCACAAACCTAG GCTTGTGCAGGGTGTGGGTCGACCCGACGAGGTGATGGAGTGTGTGGAGGCTGGCGTGGACCTCTTTGAGGGCTTCTTCCCCTTCCTGGTCACCGAGCGAGGCTGCGCCCTCTCCTTCCGCTTTGACACGGCCAACGACCCGGAGAGCGCCGACGGGGCGCCTCCCTCAG aaAACACAGCGGAACAGAATGGAGATCATCATCCGGATGACGTGAGCTGCATGACGCCCTTCGAGATGGATCTCAAAGATAAAAG GTACCGAGATGACTTCCGGCCCCTGGTGGAAGGGTGTGGCTGCTACTGCTGCCGTAACCACAAGAGGGCGTATGTGCACCACCTGCTGGCCACCAACGAGCTCTTGGCGGGGGTGCTGCTCACGCTCCACAACACGGCGCATTATCTGACCTTCTTCGCGGCCCTCCGAGAAGCCCTGGCCGCTGACAAAGTGGACCTCTTGAAAAG AGCCGAGTCAGAAGCGTGA
- the qtrt2 gene encoding queuine tRNA-ribosyltransferase accessory subunit 2 isoform X3 yields MKLELSRVLQGGSRLGVLKGLGRTGQHSLEVPGCLLYTRCGTVPHLTHDTLHSLDKLPSVTQVSLDHLAEHQEVLEEFKEGFKKFSGLHDTVLFCSLHDPATSSPTGYTTSKTVSVWGSGGRIELTAAKFMTLQKLVRPDCYVSMADGETWQDNTSRKRVRKSVERTLAHLDECLLVHQASQELEGAALFGSVEGGDVMEERARSARETAKRPVAGFCLDGLQSGRLDGALRSQLIGAVVKELPEHKPRLVQGVGRPDEVMECVEAGVDLFEGFFPFLVTERGCALSFRFDTANDPESADGAPPSENTAEQNGDHHPDDVSCMTPFEMDLKDKRAESEA; encoded by the exons ATGAAGCTCGAGTTGTCTCGTGTTCTCCAGGGAGGAAGCCGCCTGGGTGTCCTGAAGGGGCTCGGCAGGACCGGGCAGCACTCCCTAGAGGTACCGGGCTGTCTGCTGTACACACGCTGCGGTACCGTTCCACACCTGACCCACGATACGCTGCACAGCCTCGACAAGCTCCCCTCGGTCACTCAGGTCTCGCTCGACCATTT AGCAGAGCACCAAGAGGTTTTGGAAGAGTTCAAAGAAGGATTTAAGAAGTTTTCAG GTCTTCATGACACAGTTTTGTTTTGCTCGCTGCATGACCCCGCGACATCTAGCCCAACCGGTTACACAACCAGCAAG ACTGTGTCCGTGTGGGGAAGCGGCGGGCGCATAGAGCTAACGGCAGCCAAGTTCATGACCCTGCAGAAGCTGGTGCGGCCCGACTGCTATGTGAGCATGGCTGACGGTGAGACCTGGCAGGACAACACCTCCCGCAAGAGGGTCCGCAAGTCAGTGGAGCGGACCCTGGCTCATTTGGACGAGTGTCTGCTGGTGCACCAGGCGTCGCAG GAGCTGGAGGGAGCGGCGCTGTTCGGGTCGGTGGAAGGAGGAGATGTCATGGAGGAAAGGGCGCGCTCGGCCAGGGAGACGGCCAAGCGGCCTGTAGCGGGTTTCTGCCTGGACGGCCTCCAGTCGGGCCGTCTGGACGGCGCCCTGAGGAGCCAGCTCATTGGCGCTGTGGTCAAGGAACTACCTGAGCACAAACCTAG GCTTGTGCAGGGTGTGGGTCGACCCGACGAGGTGATGGAGTGTGTGGAGGCTGGCGTGGACCTCTTTGAGGGCTTCTTCCCCTTCCTGGTCACCGAGCGAGGCTGCGCCCTCTCCTTCCGCTTTGACACGGCCAACGACCCGGAGAGCGCCGACGGGGCGCCTCCCTCAG aaAACACAGCGGAACAGAATGGAGATCATCATCCGGATGACGTGAGCTGCATGACGCCCTTCGAGATGGATCTCAAAGATAAAAG AGCCGAGTCAGAAGCGTGA
- the ccdc191 gene encoding coiled-coil domain-containing protein 191: MAALPGTGPHFFRCRKSVGKNGAKPSASKTHANKEDIDHWRKQVEKASAFALSEVFFPRRAQTGSKSLAVALRSWEQLRDHDETYAEAQALLGDWLDNTWKPELELPGLTCEKGSPATPPPPAFDYDNFDDLYEHLAGEEERRAVDNFLQGLKKQEVLHGGMMEKLAADGPNRTFTDPVVTMEVRHQQVRENRAINDEEAKKRREREQEERKRQEARRRQQEKVQQEIIRMRRQREERKGLEERLRLREKLEGQRAAKSLQPAPSSPAMQHQPPEEEEEEEEAMRLRQEKKVDIFLHLHNLKCLQRHFSRWYSAVMEQRLRMGKAKALCDWRRQLAAWRAWRAVMWAGRNQREVSKTEEELRTENRQQRVAEESDRRRLQRRHLHEWRLWCRQERDRRELLAQQEETRRKMAALINAARSGQFKPPETLTSDPPEKKAVRTCHRKSPAGTRLRRKEAGAEPQRGDENPDQAEREEDLTGPKTLQEGHFGNRHAAQRKIIMEQRRQLKEQQEEIAKLKREKVMCTWELEAQKTAASRHTPQPRAPTEAAEPDGPDASPRQKPKPQTCPVISAMEERARVRATRKKQTEELKRAKEEEKQAEMKAAEEQKQREEEMEKAQKQRERQLARRKEEEKVKQMKLQQQLLDRARHHHDRNLLRRRGLAPWKRLIELKQANRELAESHYSDFILRRCLLRWRRSAREILSEKEARAERLHQRLLLRRSLSHWKSLEDLRLLQEAQADVFCRTHTLRRFLRALLDHAIQEKNLALEYQQMAEGHDNRVALWRCFQAWRLLPCVQRKEREREERRKRLCRKVTEVLPSFWSHPL, translated from the exons ATGGCCGCATTACCCGGCACTGGGCCTCACTTTTTCAGATGCAGAAAGAGTGTTGGCAAAAATGGTGCAAAACCATCAGCATCCAAG ACGCATGCAAACAAAGAGGACATCGATCACTGGAGGAAG CAAGTGGAGAAGGCCTCTGCGTTTGCCTTGTCGGAGGTCTTCTTCCCGAGGAGAGCCCAGACGGGAAGCAAAAGCCTGGCTGTGGCCCTGCGGAGCTGGGAACAGCTGAGGGATCACGATGAGACCTATGCTGAAG CTCAAGCTTTGTTGGGAGACTGGCTGGACAACACGTGGAAGCCCGAGCTGGAGTTACCTGGCCTGACGTGCGAGAAGGGGAGCCCGGCCACGCCGCCGCCTCCTGCCTTCGACTATGACAACTTTGATG ATCTGTACGAGCACCTGGCTGGGGAAGAGGAGCGCCGTGCTGTCGACAACTTCCTGCAAGGCCTGAAGAAGCAGGAAGTGTTGCACGGAGGGATGATGGAGAAGCTGGCGGCGGACGGACCCAACAGGACCTTCACGGACCCTGTCGTCACCATGGAGGTGCGCCACCAGCAG GTGCGCGAGAACAGGGCCATAAACGACGAGGAAGCCAAGAAGAGGCGAGAGCGGGAGCAGGAGGAGAGGAAGAGGCAGGAGGCCAGGAGGAGGCAGCAGGAGAAGGTGCAACAGGAGATAATCAGGATGCGCCGGCAGAGGGAGGAGAGGAAAGGCCTGGAAGAGCGCCTCAGACTGAG AGAAAAATTGGAAGGTCAACGTGCAGCCAAAAGCCTCCAGCCAGCTCCTTCATCTCCCGCAATGCAGCATCAGCcgccagaagaagaagaagaagaagaagaagccatGCGATTGCGGCAAGAAAAGAAAGTTGACATTTTTCTTCACTTGCATAACCTGAAG TGTCTCCAGAGGCATTTCTCACGCTGGTACTCGGCGGTGATGGAGCAGCGGCTGCGTATGGGTAAAGCCAAGGCGCTCTGCGACTGGAGGAGGCAGCTGGCGGCTTGGCGAGCGTGGCGTGCCGTCATGTGGGCGGGAAGGAATCAGCGGGAGGTGTCCAAGACCGAGGAGGAGCTCCGCACTGAAAACAG ACAACAGCGAGTGGCCGAGGAAAGCGACCGCAGGCGTTTGCAACGGCGACACCTGCACGAATGGCGGCTGTGGTGCCGGCAGGAGCGTGACCGACGCGAGCTGCTGGCCCAACAAGAAGAGACCCGCCGCAAGATGGCCGCCCTGATCAACGCAGCCAGGTCGGGCCAGTTCAAACCCCCGGAAACGCTGACGAGCGACCCGCCTGAAAAG AAAGCTGTCAGGACATGCCATCGTAAATCCCCCGCGGGAACTCGACTCCGCCGCAAGGAAGCCGGCGCGGAGCCCCAGCGCGGAGATGAGAACCCAGACCAGGCCGAACGTGAGGAGGACTTAACGGGCCCAAAGACCTTGCAAGAAGGCCACTTTGGAAACCGCCACGCCGCCCAGAGGAAGATCATCATGGAGCAGAGGCGGCAGCTTAAAGAGCAACAGGAGGAGATCGCCAAGCTCAAGCGGGAGAAGGTCATGTGTACTTGGGAGCTGGAGGCACAGAAGACTGCTGCCTCCAGACACACGCCACAGCCAAG AGCGCCGACGGAAGCGGCGGAACCCGACGGCCCCGATGCATCCCCGCGGCAAAAGCCCAAGCCGCAGACGTGCCCCGTCATCTCAG CTATGGAAGAGCGAGCCCGCGTCCGTGCCACGCGGAAGAAGCAAACGGAGGAACTGAAGAGGGCGAAGGAAGAGGAAAAGCAG GCGGAGATGAAGGCtgcggaggagcagaagcagagaGAGGAAGAGATGGAGAAAGCCCAGAAGCAGCGGGAGAGACAGCTGGCCAGGAGG AAAGAAGAGGAGAAAGTGAAACAAATGAAACTACAGCAGCAACTCCTGGATCGGGCTCGTCATCACCACGATAGAAATTTGCTCCGTCGCCGAGGCCTGGCGCCGTGGAAACGCCTGATTGAGCTCAAGCAGGCCAACCGAGAG CTGGCCGAGAGTCATTACTCGGACTTCATCCTGAGGCGATGCCTTCTCCGATGGCGCCGGTCGGCAAGAGAGATTCTGTCTGAGAaggaagcccgcgccgagcgacTGCACCAAAGACTTCTACTCCGGAGGAGCTTAAGCCACTGGAAAAGC CTTGAAGACCTCCGGCTACTTCAGGAGGCGCAGGCGGATGTCTTCTGTCGCACCCACACGCTGAGGAGGTTCTTGCGAGCTCTGCTGGACCACGCGATCCAGGAGAAGAATCTGGCGCTGGAATATCAGCAGATGGCCGAGGGGCACGACAACAG AGTGGCGCTCTGGCGATGCTTCCAGGCCTGGAGGCTCCTTCCCTGTGTGCAGCGgaaagaaagagagcgagaagaGCGGCGCAAGAGGCTTTGTAGGAAAGTGACTGAGGTGCTGCCTAGTTTTTGGTCACATCCTCTGTGA